In Daphnia pulicaria isolate SC F1-1A chromosome 5, SC_F0-13Bv2, whole genome shotgun sequence, a single genomic region encodes these proteins:
- the LOC124340455 gene encoding transforming acidic coiled-coil-containing protein 2-like isoform X4, with protein sequence MEVGDENLPPSIQTIIKTESTVCASPRSPGAVRSVLADVNTSKSFVCETKIMNELGSGTNEEEKCEAVAVDLDAEAWSERTAVITRYDHETHCDLARGFVEDLANKVVEENFKEPEQKKENFKAPTSLHLKKQKLFLPDLVPNVAASGPPTDVVSESDEYESADEQPQLQDTLYLDSTVHPSTAFDASTPIDTPDSAPESLPHIPAVNAVPKEETDSLGAIANFPARTSQPFSPSSGSDVDVSVLDSESDTLAAVTPINPSNEVDVDLITQFERLMLSKQVLSKQSPATPTLNTTFPLSEDENTPIVAVNQTVSSSVYEEEDILPADATRDVLSVTRDVSVTNQDDSEFASFLDQPSEHSSFADLKGHPRTKNFINDPDCSSSIVEDQKPQVIEEENEEIDGCQEEIVPVVEEEIISTVEESVPVVEEEIISTVEESVPVKEEVASTVVETVPVKEEENTPAQEEVVVSTVEETVPVVEEETVPAEEKEIVPAEEKVIVLEGTVPDLKEEIVPAVEETVSVEEKQTAVQEKTDPVVELNRTVPVVEEEIVPVAEEEIVPVNEEETVPVAEEEIVPVAEEEIVPVNEEETVPVVEKETVLVVEETVPVLESEVVPVIEGEPVSVVEKETVAIEEDQIVSEKKTVPDEEEQNPAVTEELSLTINKEEIVSVVEEQPTSIIEIAGALEPVDISSSEVDTVPAEGDSTFASTGEQTVLNAADKSCPAEVSEAPSEENQTSAVTEDVLPELSSADAETTAVKPTSLPEEKPIVTKKGYDLSFLDRFDDLENATPSISQAKLLPQLSTPISDSSALRVITEQESGPSTPVDQQVEKDEAVVTTPQVDVDQETSFIPITSQESEESKVPAQDETIVEEKPAEVSVHSDTGREACEEAPLIVPKKGYDLSFLDKLEDLENASPVATVNGSQETKMKESMSTNDKEAEPTEEQQSSESKSEKPAGTSPTKKAPFVRKPIRPRVARPAANVAKSDAFEVEFAFDPNEDPFKPKKKLGASPTRDGSPKTQNDVITSPNHVDNTEANSTVIESIPQSMSPKPEIVSERLSNNGSDQEEFRPAQEVFHDPSELDFLMQHGGATHDIALARQSLFVKFDPLVTGRPSMFPPRSSDAGGDDTILAEEDAARKSAGESLFLFSPPHSSSAPKVERTEPVEKSNPPECLMSSHNVAGDVLSLNEHKEALKLQELLFQDKLLQKEREILMKENENQDMKSKYEATVEAQAQMRQIVGEYEKTISQLIAEKEREKANMETTLQSTIKERDQAIEDVKEVERAFSEFHRMYERNRTAAENLHKNEEALKKALAAYQERLQQEQHKYETLKLHAAQKLEGAQQEMENLKRNLEGESSRVKAQLKKTEMRLASVEQSLEQKSKENEELTTLCDELINKLGSSAK encoded by the exons ATGGAAGTTGGAGATGAAAATTTACCGCCATCGATTCAAACAATAATTAAAACTGAAAGCACCGTTTGTGCTAGCCCACGTTCCCCAGGAGCTGTCAGATCTGTCTTGGCTGATGTCAACACGTCAAAATCCTTTGTGTGTGAGACAAAAATCATGAACGAGCTG GGTTCGGGGACAAACGAAGAAGAGAAATGCGAAGCAGTTGCCGTGGACCTGGATGCAGAGGCTTGGTCTGAACGGACAGCCGTCATCACCCGTTATGATCATGAGACCCACTGCGATCTGGCCCGTGGCTTCGTTGAGGATCTAGCTAACAAAGTCGTAGAAGAAAACTTTAAGGAACCTgagcagaagaaagaaaacttcAAAGCACCCACTTCGttacatttgaaaaaacagaaactctTTTTGCCTGATTTGGTACCCAACGTTGCCGCATCGGGACCTCCAACCGATGTTGTTTCTGAATCGGACGAATACGAAAGCGCTGACGAACAGCCACAATTGCAAG ATACTCTATACCTGGACTCGACTGTCCATCCGTCAACAGCTTTTGACGCGTCTACGCCAATTGACACTCCTG ATTCAGCACCGGAGAGTTTGCCCCATATTCCCGCAGTAAACGCGGTACCCAAGGAAGAAACAGATTCATTGGGTGCTATAGCCAATTTCCCTGCCAGGACTTCGCAACCGTTTTCACCTTCGTCTGGATCTGACGTTGATGTCTCCGTTTTAGATTCCGAATCCGATACACTAGCAGCAGTGACACCCATCAATCCGTCGAATGAAGTGGATGTCGACTTAATTACTCAGTTTGAACGTTTGATGCTCTCGAAGCAAGTGCTATCTAAACAATCACCTGCTACGCCAACTTTAAACACAACTTTCCCGTTGAGTGAGGACGAGAACACACCCATTGTCGCTGTGAATCAAACTGTTTCTTCTTCGGTATACGAGGAAGAAGACATCCTTCCTGCTGACGCAACACGGGACGTTTTGTCTGTCACGCGAGACGTTTCTGTCACTAATCAAGACGACTCTGAATTTGCTTCGTTTCTTGACCAGCCATCGGAGCATAGCTCATTTGCTGATTTGAAAGGTCATCCCAGGaccaaaaatttcattaatgaTCCAGATTGTTCATCGTCAATCGTCGAGGATCAAAAACCTCAAGTAATTGAAGAAGAGAACGAGGAAATTGACGGCTGTCAAGAAGAAATTGTTCCAGttgtagaagaagaaataatttcaactGTCGAAGAATCTGTTCCAGttgtagaagaagaaataatttcaactGTCGAAGAATCTGTTCCAGTTAAAGAAGAAGTAGCTTCAACTGTCGTAGAAACTGTTCCAGttaaagaggaagaaaatacTCCAGCTCAAGAAGAAGTAGTAGTTTCGACTGTCGAAGAAACTGTTCCAGTTGTGGAGGAAGAAACTGTTCCagctgaagaaaaagaaattgttccagctgaagaaaaagtaattgttTTAGAAGGAACCGTTCCGGacttgaaagaagaaattgttcCGGCCGTGGAGGAAACAGTTTCTGTTGAGGAAAAACAAACTGCTGTCCAAGAGAAAACTGACCCAGTCGTCGAATTGAATAGGACTGTTCCTGTCGTCGAAGAGGAAATTGTTCCAGTCGCCGAAGAGGAAATTGTTCCAGTCAACGAAGAGGAAACTGTTCCAGTCGCCGAAGAGGAAATTGTTCCAGTCGCCGAAGAGGAAATTGTTCCAGTCAACGAAGAGGAAACTGTTCCTGTTGTCGAAAAAGAAACCGTTTTGGTTGTTGAGGAGACGGTTCCAGTTCTCGAATCGGAAGTTGTTCCAGTCATCGAAGGAGAACCTGTTTCAGTcgtcgaaaaagaaactgtTGCAATCGAGGAAGATCAAATTGtttctgaaaagaaaacagttccagACGAGGAAGAGCAAAACCCTGCTGTCACTGAGGAACTTAGCTTGACGatcaacaaagaagaaatcgtTTCAGTTGTTGAAGAGCAGCCAACTTCTATCATCGAGATCGCCGGGGCCTTAGAGCCGGTTGATATCAGTAGCAGCGAAGTTGACACGGTTCCAGCTGAAGGCGATTCGACTTTCGCTTCTACTGGTGAACAAACCGTTTTGAACGCAGCTGACAAAAGTTGTCCCGCTGAAGTCAGCGAAGCCCCTAGCGAAGAAAACCAAACATCTGCAGTAACTGAAGACGTTTTGCCTGAACTGTCATCAGCAGACGCCGAGACGACTGCAGTCAAACCGACAAGTTTACCAGAAGAAAAGCCAATTGTAACCAAGAAAGGTTACGACCTCAGTTTTTTGGATAGATTTGATGATCTAGAGAACGCTACTCCATCTATCAGTCAAGCTAAACTTCTACCCCAGCTCTCGACCCCGATTTCCGACTCTTCTGCTTTAAGAG TTATTACGGAACAAGAAAGCGGTCCGTCTACTCCAGTTGATCAACAGGTGGAAAAAGACGAGGCTGTTGTCACGACTCCCCAAGTGGACGTCGACCAAGAAACTTCATTCATTCCCATCACGTCACAAG AATCTGAAGAGAGTAAAGTGCCCGCTCAAGACGAAACTATCGTGGAAGAAAAACCAGCAGAAGTTTCAGTACACTCTGACACTGGGCGAGAAGCCTGTGAAGAGGCCCCGTTGATTGTACCTAAAAAGGGTTACGACTTGAGTTTCCTGGACAAACTGGAAGACTTGGAAAACGCGTCGCCTGTCGCCACTGTTAACG GATCTCAAGAGACCAAGATGAAGGAAAGTATGTCGACAAACGATAAGGAAGCTGAGCCAACTGAAGAGCAACAATCCTCTGAATCCAAATCAGAGAAACCAGCTGGAACAAGTCCAACCAAGAAAGCACCTTTTGTACGCAAACCCATCCGTCCCCGAGTCGCCCGACCAGCAGCTAATGTTGCAAAATCGGATGCGTTCGAAGTTGAGTTTGCTTTCGATCCGAACGAGGATCCTttcaaacccaaaaagaaattaggaGCCTCGCCAACTAGGGATGGTAgtccaaaaacacaaaatgatGTCATTACCTCCCCCAATCACGTt GACAACACCGAAGCCAACAGTACTGTGATCGAAAGCATTCCTCAGTCGATGTCACCCAAACCTGAAATAGTCAGTGAAAGGTTGTCAAACAATGGTAGTGACCAAGAAGAATTCCGACCGGCCCAGGAAGTCTTTCATGATCCCTCAGAGCTGGATTTCCTCATGCAACACGGTGGCGCTACGCACGATATTGCTTTAGCTAGGCAATCACTATTTGTGAAATTTGATCCGCTTGTTACGGGAAGGCCTAGTATGTTTCCACCCCGCTCATCCGATGCTG GTGGAGATGACACAATACTTGCGGAAGAGGATGCCGCTCGTAAATCTGCTGGAGAGAGTTTATTCCTCTTCAGCCCACCACATTCTTCTAGTGCACCTAAAGTGGAAAGAACTGAGCCGGTTGAAAAGTCAAATCCGCCCGAGTGCCTAATGTCCAGTCATAATGTGGCTGGAGATGTTCTTAGTCTGAATGAACACAAGGAGGCATTGAAGTTACAAGAATTGTTGTTCCAAGACAAATTACTTCAAAAGGAACGAGAAATTCTGATGAAAGAGAATGAAAATCAGGATATGAAGTCTAAATATGAAGCCACTGTTGAAGCCCAAGCCCAGATGAG ACAAATTGTCGGTGAATATGAGAAGACGATATCTCAATTGATTGCTGAAAAGGAGCGGGAAAAGGCCAACATGGAGACCACCCTGCAAAGTACGATCAAGGAGAGAGATCAGGCGATCGAAGACGTCAAAGAAGTGGAACGTGCTTTTAGCGAATTTCACCGCATGTACGAGCGTAATCGCACAGCAGCCGAGAATTTGCATAAGAATGAAGAAGCTTTGAAGAAGGCCCTAGCGGCCTACCAGGAAAGATTGCAGCAGGAGCAACACAAATACGAGACGCTGAAGCTGCATGCCGCTCAGAAACTCGAAGG agctcaacaagaaatggagaaTTTGAAGCGTAATCTTGAAGGCGAGAGTTCTCGGGTGAAGGCTCAGCTCAAGAAAACTGAGATGAGACTGGCGTCGGTCGAGCAAAGTCTGGAACAGAAATCCAAAGAGAACGAGGAGCTCACCACTTTGTGCGATGAACTTATTAACAAATTAGGATCCAGTGCTAAGTAA
- the LOC124340455 gene encoding transforming acidic coiled-coil-containing protein 2-like isoform X3 encodes MEVGDENLPPSIQTIIKTESTVCASPRSPGAVRSVLADVNTSKSFVCETKIMNELGSGTNEEEKCEAVAVDLDAEAWSERTAVITRYDHETHCDLARGFVEDLANKVVEENFKEPEQKKENFKAPTSLHLKKQKLFLPDLVPNVAASGPPTDVVSESDEYESADEQPQLQDTLYLDSTVHPSTAFDASTPIDTPGWHLDFDSSHVFPVGDVTVDASLKDYSLPTVDSAPESLPHIPAVNAVPKEETDSLGAIANFPARTSQPFSPSSGSDVDVSVLDSESDTLAAVTPINPSNEVDVDLITQFERLMLSKQVLSKQSPATPTLNTTFPLSEDENTPIVAVNQTVSSSVYEEEDILPADATRDVLSVTRDVSVTNQDDSEFASFLDQPSEHSSFADLKGHPRTKNFINDPDCSSSIVEDQKPQVIEEENEEIDGCQEEIVPVVEEEIISTVEESVPVVEEEIISTVEESVPVKEEVASTVVETVPVKEEENTPAQEEVVVSTVEETVPVVEEETVPAEEKEIVPAEEKVIVLEGTVPDLKEEIVPAVEETVSVEEKQTAVQEKTDPVVELNRTVPVVEEETVPVAEEEIVPVAEEEIVPVNEEETVPVVEKETVLVVEETVPVLESEVVPVIEGEPVSVVEKETVAIEEDQIVSEKKTVPDEEEQNPAVTEELSLTINKEEIVSVVEEQPTSIIEIAGALEPVDISSSEVDTVPAEGDSTFASTGEQTVLNAADKSCPAEVSEAPSEENQTSAVTEDVLPELSSADAETTAVKPTSLPEEKPIVTKKGYDLSFLDRFDDLENATPSISQAKLLPQLSTPISDSSALRVITEQESGPSTPVDQQVEKDEAVVTTPQVDVDQETSFIPITSQESEESKVPAQDETIVEEKPAEVSVHSDTGREACEEAPLIVPKKGYDLSFLDKLEDLENASPVATVNGSQETKMKESMSTNDKEAEPTEEQQSSESKSEKPAGTSPTKKAPFVRKPIRPRVARPAANVAKSDAFEVEFAFDPNEDPFKPKKKLGASPTRDGSPKTQNDVITSPNHVDNTEANSTVIESIPQSMSPKPEIVSERLSNNGSDQEEFRPAQEVFHDPSELDFLMQHGGATHDIALARQSLFVKFDPLVTGRPSMFPPRSSDAGGDDTILAEEDAARKSAGESLFLFSPPHSSSAPKVERTEPVEKSNPPECLMSSHNVAGDVLSLNEHKEALKLQELLFQDKLLQKEREILMKENENQDMKSKYEATVEAQAQMRQIVGEYEKTISQLIAEKEREKANMETTLQSTIKERDQAIEDVKEVERAFSEFHRMYERNRTAAENLHKNEEALKKALAAYQERLQQEQHKYETLKLHAAQKLEGAQQEMENLKRNLEGESSRVKAQLKKTEMRLASVEQSLEQKSKENEELTTLCDELINKLGSSAK; translated from the exons ATGGAAGTTGGAGATGAAAATTTACCGCCATCGATTCAAACAATAATTAAAACTGAAAGCACCGTTTGTGCTAGCCCACGTTCCCCAGGAGCTGTCAGATCTGTCTTGGCTGATGTCAACACGTCAAAATCCTTTGTGTGTGAGACAAAAATCATGAACGAGCTG GGTTCGGGGACAAACGAAGAAGAGAAATGCGAAGCAGTTGCCGTGGACCTGGATGCAGAGGCTTGGTCTGAACGGACAGCCGTCATCACCCGTTATGATCATGAGACCCACTGCGATCTGGCCCGTGGCTTCGTTGAGGATCTAGCTAACAAAGTCGTAGAAGAAAACTTTAAGGAACCTgagcagaagaaagaaaacttcAAAGCACCCACTTCGttacatttgaaaaaacagaaactctTTTTGCCTGATTTGGTACCCAACGTTGCCGCATCGGGACCTCCAACCGATGTTGTTTCTGAATCGGACGAATACGAAAGCGCTGACGAACAGCCACAATTGCAAG ATACTCTATACCTGGACTCGACTGTCCATCCGTCAACAGCTTTTGACGCGTCTACGCCAATTGACACTCCTGGTTGGCATTTAGATTTCGATTCGTCTCACGTCTTTCCTGTTGGTGATGTCACTGTCGATGCTAGTCTTAAAGACTACTCATTGCCAACTGTAGATTCAGCACCGGAGAGTTTGCCCCATATTCCCGCAGTAAACGCGGTACCCAAGGAAGAAACAGATTCATTGGGTGCTATAGCCAATTTCCCTGCCAGGACTTCGCAACCGTTTTCACCTTCGTCTGGATCTGACGTTGATGTCTCCGTTTTAGATTCCGAATCCGATACACTAGCAGCAGTGACACCCATCAATCCGTCGAATGAAGTGGATGTCGACTTAATTACTCAGTTTGAACGTTTGATGCTCTCGAAGCAAGTGCTATCTAAACAATCACCTGCTACGCCAACTTTAAACACAACTTTCCCGTTGAGTGAGGACGAGAACACACCCATTGTCGCTGTGAATCAAACTGTTTCTTCTTCGGTATACGAGGAAGAAGACATCCTTCCTGCTGACGCAACACGGGACGTTTTGTCTGTCACGCGAGACGTTTCTGTCACTAATCAAGACGACTCTGAATTTGCTTCGTTTCTTGACCAGCCATCGGAGCATAGCTCATTTGCTGATTTGAAAGGTCATCCCAGGaccaaaaatttcattaatgaTCCAGATTGTTCATCGTCAATCGTCGAGGATCAAAAACCTCAAGTAATTGAAGAAGAGAACGAGGAAATTGACGGCTGTCAAGAAGAAATTGTTCCAGttgtagaagaagaaataatttcaactGTCGAAGAATCTGTTCCAGttgtagaagaagaaataatttcaactGTCGAAGAATCTGTTCCAGTTAAAGAAGAAGTAGCTTCAACTGTCGTAGAAACTGTTCCAGttaaagaggaagaaaatacTCCAGCTCAAGAAGAAGTAGTAGTTTCGACTGTCGAAGAAACTGTTCCAGTTGTGGAGGAAGAAACTGTTCCagctgaagaaaaagaaattgttccagctgaagaaaaagtaattgttTTAGAAGGAACCGTTCCGGacttgaaagaagaaattgttcCGGCCGTGGAGGAAACAGTTTCTGTTGAGGAAAAACAAACTGCTGTCCAAGAGAAAACTGACCCAGTCGTCGAATTGAATAGGACTGTTCCTGTCGTCGAAGAG GAAACTGTTCCAGTCGCCGAAGAGGAAATTGTTCCAGTCGCCGAAGAGGAAATTGTTCCAGTCAACGAAGAGGAAACTGTTCCTGTTGTCGAAAAAGAAACCGTTTTGGTTGTTGAGGAGACGGTTCCAGTTCTCGAATCGGAAGTTGTTCCAGTCATCGAAGGAGAACCTGTTTCAGTcgtcgaaaaagaaactgtTGCAATCGAGGAAGATCAAATTGtttctgaaaagaaaacagttccagACGAGGAAGAGCAAAACCCTGCTGTCACTGAGGAACTTAGCTTGACGatcaacaaagaagaaatcgtTTCAGTTGTTGAAGAGCAGCCAACTTCTATCATCGAGATCGCCGGGGCCTTAGAGCCGGTTGATATCAGTAGCAGCGAAGTTGACACGGTTCCAGCTGAAGGCGATTCGACTTTCGCTTCTACTGGTGAACAAACCGTTTTGAACGCAGCTGACAAAAGTTGTCCCGCTGAAGTCAGCGAAGCCCCTAGCGAAGAAAACCAAACATCTGCAGTAACTGAAGACGTTTTGCCTGAACTGTCATCAGCAGACGCCGAGACGACTGCAGTCAAACCGACAAGTTTACCAGAAGAAAAGCCAATTGTAACCAAGAAAGGTTACGACCTCAGTTTTTTGGATAGATTTGATGATCTAGAGAACGCTACTCCATCTATCAGTCAAGCTAAACTTCTACCCCAGCTCTCGACCCCGATTTCCGACTCTTCTGCTTTAAGAG TTATTACGGAACAAGAAAGCGGTCCGTCTACTCCAGTTGATCAACAGGTGGAAAAAGACGAGGCTGTTGTCACGACTCCCCAAGTGGACGTCGACCAAGAAACTTCATTCATTCCCATCACGTCACAAG AATCTGAAGAGAGTAAAGTGCCCGCTCAAGACGAAACTATCGTGGAAGAAAAACCAGCAGAAGTTTCAGTACACTCTGACACTGGGCGAGAAGCCTGTGAAGAGGCCCCGTTGATTGTACCTAAAAAGGGTTACGACTTGAGTTTCCTGGACAAACTGGAAGACTTGGAAAACGCGTCGCCTGTCGCCACTGTTAACG GATCTCAAGAGACCAAGATGAAGGAAAGTATGTCGACAAACGATAAGGAAGCTGAGCCAACTGAAGAGCAACAATCCTCTGAATCCAAATCAGAGAAACCAGCTGGAACAAGTCCAACCAAGAAAGCACCTTTTGTACGCAAACCCATCCGTCCCCGAGTCGCCCGACCAGCAGCTAATGTTGCAAAATCGGATGCGTTCGAAGTTGAGTTTGCTTTCGATCCGAACGAGGATCCTttcaaacccaaaaagaaattaggaGCCTCGCCAACTAGGGATGGTAgtccaaaaacacaaaatgatGTCATTACCTCCCCCAATCACGTt GACAACACCGAAGCCAACAGTACTGTGATCGAAAGCATTCCTCAGTCGATGTCACCCAAACCTGAAATAGTCAGTGAAAGGTTGTCAAACAATGGTAGTGACCAAGAAGAATTCCGACCGGCCCAGGAAGTCTTTCATGATCCCTCAGAGCTGGATTTCCTCATGCAACACGGTGGCGCTACGCACGATATTGCTTTAGCTAGGCAATCACTATTTGTGAAATTTGATCCGCTTGTTACGGGAAGGCCTAGTATGTTTCCACCCCGCTCATCCGATGCTG GTGGAGATGACACAATACTTGCGGAAGAGGATGCCGCTCGTAAATCTGCTGGAGAGAGTTTATTCCTCTTCAGCCCACCACATTCTTCTAGTGCACCTAAAGTGGAAAGAACTGAGCCGGTTGAAAAGTCAAATCCGCCCGAGTGCCTAATGTCCAGTCATAATGTGGCTGGAGATGTTCTTAGTCTGAATGAACACAAGGAGGCATTGAAGTTACAAGAATTGTTGTTCCAAGACAAATTACTTCAAAAGGAACGAGAAATTCTGATGAAAGAGAATGAAAATCAGGATATGAAGTCTAAATATGAAGCCACTGTTGAAGCCCAAGCCCAGATGAG ACAAATTGTCGGTGAATATGAGAAGACGATATCTCAATTGATTGCTGAAAAGGAGCGGGAAAAGGCCAACATGGAGACCACCCTGCAAAGTACGATCAAGGAGAGAGATCAGGCGATCGAAGACGTCAAAGAAGTGGAACGTGCTTTTAGCGAATTTCACCGCATGTACGAGCGTAATCGCACAGCAGCCGAGAATTTGCATAAGAATGAAGAAGCTTTGAAGAAGGCCCTAGCGGCCTACCAGGAAAGATTGCAGCAGGAGCAACACAAATACGAGACGCTGAAGCTGCATGCCGCTCAGAAACTCGAAGG agctcaacaagaaatggagaaTTTGAAGCGTAATCTTGAAGGCGAGAGTTCTCGGGTGAAGGCTCAGCTCAAGAAAACTGAGATGAGACTGGCGTCGGTCGAGCAAAGTCTGGAACAGAAATCCAAAGAGAACGAGGAGCTCACCACTTTGTGCGATGAACTTATTAACAAATTAGGATCCAGTGCTAAGTAA